The following are from one region of the Novosphingobium humi genome:
- a CDS encoding acyl carrier protein: MQDDTDQLLRAILRDVLGLKPGQAEAFTAQTGLFGHLPELDSMAVAGLLTEIEDRLGIIVEDEDVDGDMLADYGSLLNFVTERRGAA, encoded by the coding sequence ATGCAAGACGATACCGACCAACTGCTCCGCGCCATCCTGCGCGATGTGCTGGGGCTGAAACCGGGCCAGGCCGAGGCTTTTACGGCGCAAACCGGCCTGTTTGGCCATCTGCCCGAACTGGATTCGATGGCGGTGGCCGGGCTGCTGACGGAGATCGAGGATCGTCTGGGCATCATCGTCGAGGATGAAGATGTCGATGGCGATATGCTGGCCGATTACGGCTCGCTGCTGAATTTCGTGACAGAGCGGCGGGGCGCGGCCTGA
- a CDS encoding GNAT family N-acetyltransferase produces MTRISYHANLNELQGDYALGALLRAPVAPGPFDRLEWFAGLAELGGMRPMVGVARDGDGVAVLPLAHRADGPKSDELGPLANWYAFTVRPRISAGADGLGLLTALARDLRGRTGRVTLWPVPDEDGEAGLLEAAFARAGWIVERAPCDTNHFLRLNGRSYADYLAARPGALRTTLKRKAKKVSITLYDYFSDAAWDDYETVYAQSWKPEEGSPALLRRFAQEEGAAGRLRMGVAHGEIEGVNQPVAAQMWTVENGTAYIHKLAYVEAAKPISPGTSLSAALFERVIESDHVHTVDFGTGDDPYKRDWMEESRPRYRITAYHPLRPGQWGAIAKSLLRRLLDRPG; encoded by the coding sequence GTGACCCGGATCAGCTATCACGCTAACCTTAACGAACTGCAAGGCGATTATGCGCTTGGCGCGCTGCTGCGTGCCCCTGTTGCGCCCGGCCCTTTTGACCGGCTGGAATGGTTTGCGGGTCTTGCCGAACTGGGCGGGATGCGCCCGATGGTGGGCGTGGCGCGCGATGGGGATGGTGTGGCGGTCCTGCCGCTGGCGCATCGCGCGGATGGGCCAAAGTCCGATGAACTGGGGCCGCTGGCCAACTGGTATGCCTTTACGGTGCGTCCGCGCATCTCGGCAGGGGCCGATGGGCTGGGGCTGCTTACGGCGCTGGCGCGTGATCTGCGCGGGCGAACGGGGCGGGTCACGCTCTGGCCGGTGCCGGATGAGGATGGCGAGGCCGGCCTGCTGGAGGCCGCCTTTGCGCGCGCGGGATGGATTGTTGAACGCGCGCCTTGCGACACCAATCACTTTCTGCGCCTGAATGGGCGGTCCTATGCGGACTATCTCGCGGCCCGCCCCGGAGCTTTGCGCACAACATTAAAGCGCAAGGCCAAGAAGGTGTCGATCACGCTCTATGACTATTTCAGCGACGCCGCATGGGATGATTACGAGACGGTCTATGCGCAAAGCTGGAAGCCGGAGGAAGGATCGCCCGCCCTCCTGCGCCGGTTCGCGCAGGAGGAAGGTGCGGCGGGCCGGCTGCGCATGGGCGTGGCCCATGGCGAGATCGAGGGCGTGAACCAGCCTGTGGCCGCGCAGATGTGGACCGTGGAAAACGGCACCGCCTATATTCACAAGCTGGCCTATGTCGAGGCGGCCAAGCCGATCTCGCCCGGCACAAGCCTGTCGGCGGCCTTGTTTGAACGGGTGATCGAGAGCGATCATGTCCACACCGTCGATTTCGGCACGGGCGATGATCCCTATAAGCGGGACTGGATGGAGGAATCGCGCCCGCGCTATCGAATCACCGCCTATCATCCGCTGCGCCCCGGCCAGTGGGGGGCAATCGCCAAATCGCTGCTGCGCCGTTTGCTTGATCGGCCCGGATGA